In a genomic window of Pantoea agglomerans:
- a CDS encoding LysR family transcriptional regulator: MMLDKNALEVFVTLAQTRNFRIAAEKLGVTRPAVSQALRRLEDRLQISLIRRTTRSLSLTEAGERLYAEVAPAISQLNQAVADISALAGEPRGLLRLAVSSIAERFINGELLASFLSRYPQIELDISVTDEEFDIVAQGYDAGVRLGEIIAQDMIAVPVSLRQRQLAVASPDYLARCGTPRHPHELLQHCCIGWRREPGVAPYRWEFAEEGREFDVAVNARLNTNDMGVMIRTACAGGGIAFGMEETYRPYIARGELVPLLVDYLPTFAGFYLYFPSRKNLAPKLRALIDHMKI; encoded by the coding sequence ATGATGCTGGATAAAAACGCGCTGGAGGTATTTGTCACGCTGGCGCAAACGCGTAACTTTCGTATCGCGGCAGAGAAACTGGGCGTAACGCGGCCGGCGGTTAGCCAGGCGTTAAGGCGGCTGGAGGATCGGCTGCAGATTTCGCTGATTCGGCGCACCACGCGCAGCCTCAGCCTTACCGAGGCGGGGGAAAGGCTCTATGCCGAAGTGGCGCCGGCCATATCCCAGCTCAACCAGGCGGTAGCCGACATCAGCGCGCTGGCAGGGGAGCCACGGGGGCTGCTGCGGCTGGCCGTTTCGTCCATTGCCGAGCGCTTTATCAACGGCGAGCTGCTGGCGTCGTTTCTCAGCCGCTATCCGCAGATCGAGCTGGATATTTCAGTGACTGATGAAGAGTTCGATATCGTGGCGCAGGGCTATGACGCTGGCGTCAGGCTGGGAGAGATTATCGCGCAGGATATGATTGCGGTTCCGGTCTCACTGCGTCAGCGGCAGCTTGCCGTCGCCTCGCCCGACTATCTGGCGCGCTGCGGCACCCCGCGCCATCCCCATGAGCTGTTACAGCACTGCTGCATCGGCTGGCGACGCGAACCGGGCGTGGCCCCTTATCGCTGGGAGTTTGCGGAAGAGGGCAGGGAGTTTGATGTCGCGGTCAATGCGCGGTTGAATACCAACGATATGGGGGTGATGATCCGCACCGCCTGCGCGGGCGGCGGCATCGCATTCGGGATGGAGGAGACTTACCGGCCCTATATCGCGCGCGGCGAGCTGGTGCCGCTGCTGGTGGACTACCTGCCGACCTTTGCCGGCTTCTATCTCTATTTTCCCAGCCGAAAAAATCTGGCGCCCAAGCTCCGGGCGCTTATCGATCATATGAAGATCTGA